From the genome of Vicia villosa cultivar HV-30 ecotype Madison, WI linkage group LG2, Vvil1.0, whole genome shotgun sequence, one region includes:
- the LOC131650040 gene encoding uncharacterized protein LOC131650040, producing the protein MNIVSYNIRGGGNPLKQRRIKECLMKGKADLCFLQETKIKSISGKIVNSLWSDCGVEWSAHDSRGQSGGLLIMWKMDVFSPVFSFGGTGLIGICGNFGGKQCFFVNVYSPCDLLSKRKLWEDLLSLRSKWGGGEWCLGGDFNTVRFPSEHIGRSNSQRSQDSHEFNDFIGLMNLIDLPTSHRKFTWCKGGVGGAMRRIDRFLLSDGMVSLLCADCQVVGRKDISDHSPIWLDCNSQNWGPKPFRTLNTLPEHPGLVEFVDKEWKALRIKGSCAFVVKEKFRCLKESLRS; encoded by the coding sequence TTACAACATTAGGGGTGGCGGTAATCCGTTGAAGCAAAGACGGATTAAGGAGTGTCTTATGAAGGGTAAGGCGGATTTATGTTTTCTACAAGAAACCAAGATTAAGTCAATATCAGGTAAAATTGTAAATTCCTTATGGAGTGATTGTGGCGTCGAGTGGTCTGCGCACGATTCTAGAGGGCAGTCAGGGGGGCTGCTAATCATGTGGAAGATGGATGTTTTTTCTCCGGTTTTTAGCTTTGGTGGTACAGGTTTGATAGGAATATGTGGTAATTTTGGTGGTAAGCAATGTTTCTTTGTTAACGTCTATTCGCCCTGTGACCTTTTATCCAAGCGAAAGTTGTGGGAAGATCTGTTATCTCTCAGAAGTAAGTGGGGTGGAGGGGAATGGTGTCTTGGGGGCGATTTCAATACGGTTAGATTTCCTTCAGAGCATATTGGCCGCAGTAATTCTCAAAGGTCTCAGGATTCACACGAGTTCAACGACTTCATTGGCCTAATGAACCTCATTGATCTTCCAACTAGCCACAGGAAATTTACTTGGTGTAAGGGAGGTGTAGGTGGTGCAATGAGAAGAATTGACAGGTTTCTCCTATCGGATGGCATGGTGTCTCTTTTGTGTGCTGACTGTCAGGTGGTTGGTCGTAAGGATATTTCGGACCATAGTCCGATTTGGCTGGATTGTAACTCGCAAAACTGGGGACCAAAACCGTTTAGAACTCTGAACACATTGCCGGAGCATCCGGGTTTGGTCGAATTTGTTGATAAAGAATGGAAGGCTTTAAGGATCAAAGGCTCTTGTGCTTTTGTTGTCAAAGAGAAATTCAGATGTCTTAAGGAGAGCTTGAGGAGCTAG
- the LOC131650041 gene encoding uncharacterized protein LOC131650041 — protein sequence MSVLVNGSPTKEFVVDKGLRQGDPLSPFLSVLVTEGLTSLVNQSIAAGEFEPFSINRGCKMDILQFADDTLLARYGDISVKVLGGDSALVGIKKGSTWWRDLLKIGCKVGKDPFASFCTFIPKIGYKTPFWEAKWMSDKNFKEEFPLSYDASSLKGISVAGMRGWEEGCWKWGDLGVSDEAAGNVELNADLESLRDLLATFVGWGEGGDVVEWEANREDGFTVASCYGRYASLQTYFGPPCKFDEVEGIVWKAGAPFKIKAFAWRLIATRLPTKDILLRRGIPFSFDNLKCSFCGLQSERRDHSFFACFLVKNIWLEIALWIGKEVIEKDECLSSFMD from the exons ATGTCGGTCCTTGTGAACGGTAGTCCTACGAAGGAGTTCGTGGTTGACAAAGGATTGAGACAAGGCGATCCTCTTTCGCCTTTTCTCTCTGTGTTAGTAACGGAAGGACTCACAAGTTTGGTGAATCAATCTATAGCGGCGGGTGAGTTTGAACCTTTTTCGATCAATAGAGGTTGCAAGATggacattcttcaatttgcggacgacacaTTGTTG GCGAGATATGGTGATATATCGGTGAAAGTTTTGGGGGGAGATAGTGCTTTGGTGGGAATTAAGAAGGGTTCCACTTGGTGGAGAGATTTATTGAAGATTGGGTGTAAAGTCGGTAAGGATCCTTTTGCATCTTTTTGCACTTTCATTCCTAAGATCGGTTACAAAACTCCCTTTTGGGAAGCTAAGTGGATGAGTGATAAAAATTTTAAGGAGGAATTCCCGCTATCCTATGACGCCTCGAGTTTGAAAGGTATTTCGGTAGCGGGAATGAGAGGGTGGGAGGAAGGTTGTTGGAAGTGGGGGGATTTGGGGGTTTCAGATGAAGCGGCGGGGAATGTGGAGTTGAATGCTGATTTGGAGAGCTTGCGTGATTTATTGGCAACTTTTGTGGGGTGGGGGGAAGGCGGTGATGTTGTTGAGTGGGAAGCGAACCGGGAGGATGGTTTTACGGTGGCTTCTTGTTATGGTCGTTATGCTAGCTTACAAACTTATTTCGGTCCTCCTTGTAAATTTGATGAGGTTGAGGGTATTGTTTGGAAGGCGGGAGCACCATTCAAGATTAAGGCCTTTGCATGGAGACTCATTGCTACTAGACTTCCTACCAAAGATATATTGCTTCGTAGAGGAATTCCGTTTTCTTTTGACAATTTAAAGTGCTCATTTTGTGGGTTACAATCGGAAAGACGGGATCACTCTTTTTTTGCTTGTTTTTTGGTAAAAAATATTTGGTTAGAGATAGCTTTGTGGATAGGTAAAGAGGTGATAGAAAAAGATGAGTGTCTTTCAAGTTTTATGGATTGA
- the LOC131652140 gene encoding seven transmembrane protein 1 has translation MQPSYCVKENKPCVGWVQNYFSDCLCNLSDDISFTFGFISLVCWGVAEIPQIITNFRAKSSHGVSLAFLLTWIAGDIFNLVGCLLEPATLPTQYYTALLYTITTIVLVLQSFYYDYIYKWCCNRRQKINVQEGYDEEEKKPLKPKQADESGIPIRSGKHRTISRPEYYYGSARSLAGNMTPPSRTYMRVAKSGPSAMGLDENSSSDDEAHSPPATQPRLIPRSAGSYGTFLATSLSLPMQSNALKVGYIALTGRKLLSQEHVTHSALGQWLGWLMAAIYTGGRIPQIWLNIKRGSVEGLNPFMFLFALIANAAYVGSILVRTTEWQSIKANLPWLLDAIVCVALDLFIILQYINYRYHRKTTANDDYGNYENHKEVRKTIVS, from the exons ATGCAACCCTCATATTGTGTGAAGGAGAATAAACCCTGTGTGGGTTGGGTTCAAAACTACTTCAGTGACTGTCTCTGCAATTTGAGTGATGATATCTCATTCACTTTTGGTTTCATCAGTTTAGTTTGTTGGGGTGTTGCTGAAATTCCTCAGATTATTACTAATTTTCGTGCTAAGTCTAGTCATGGTGTTTCTCTTGCTTTTCTTCTTACTTGGATTGCTGG AGATATATTCAACTTGGTGGGTTGTCTTTTAGAACCAGCTACG TTGCCAACTCAATACTACACAGCTCTG CTTTACACAATCACAACTATCGTATTAGTATTGCAAAGCTTCTATTATGATTACATCTATAAATGGTGCTGCAACCGTCGTCAAAAGATCAACGTCCAAGAG GGTTATGATGAGGAAGAGAAAAAACCattgaaaccaaaacaagcaGATGAGTCTGGGATTCCAATAAGAAGTGGCAAACACAGAACAATTAGTAGACCAGAGTATTACTATGG ATCAGCAAGATCATTGGCCGGTAATATGACTCCGCCATCTCGAACATACATGAGAGTTGCTAAAAGTGGACCATCTGCAATGGGATTAGACGAAAATTCATCTTCCGATGACGAGGCGCATTCACCTCCTGCAACACAACCGAGACTAATCCCTCGTTCTGCG GGAAGCTATGGAACATTTCTAGCAACATCACTTAGCTTGCCTATGCAGAGTAATGCTTTGAAAGTGGGATACATAGCACTGACTGGAAGAAAACTACTCTCCCAA GAACATGTAACACACAGTGCATTAGGTCAATGGTTGGGATGGCTCATGGCTGCTATCTATACCGGTGGTCGAATACCTCAAATATGGTTAAAT ATTAAAAGAGGGAGTGTTGAG GGGTTAAATCCTTTCATGTTCCTCTTTGCACTGATTGCCAATGCCGCTTACGTGGGAAG TATTCTTGTAAGAACTACAGAATGGCAAAGTATCAAAGCAAATTTGCCATGGCTATTGGATGCAATAGTTTGCGTTGCATTGGACCTATTT ATAATATTGCAGTACATCAATTACAGATACCATCGGAAGACAACTGCGAATGATGATTATGGTAACTATGAAAACCACAAAGAAGTGAGAAAAACTATTGTTTCTTGA